The following are encoded together in the Rana temporaria chromosome 12, aRanTem1.1, whole genome shotgun sequence genome:
- the LOC120919219 gene encoding uncharacterized protein LOC120919219 isoform X1 has translation MVCVFSSFLGGGESKSLSMYGLYAFIFSKYIIKLYNEIYIAGKEVYTRWRSLRDRYKKEVNEEKSAERSGAPSTRRRANPHAEALSFLRRTTEMRATVSSVPARAIARRASSSPENNTETSQETIPVSSQDYQEPPEPQGNLDKRARSSSTTRRPRQQETPFEDYFNRIIVEMRKQSQNDAKKDEFLNISDPDVIFLRMLLCVLREIPPEKRTDVRGDIHAYLTYIVSACKEQRPYPKFQPWALGFNSPSGSLSQPMPSPECRDTTPVMNSYAGPPPTYTPFPSYPGFQRMHGQPHPVSSPSSTQSVQHIDVGSEPSPSTLRSSYPVYQNL, from the exons ATGGTTTGTGTATTCTCTAGTTTCTTGGGTGGGGGTGAGAGCAAATCTCTCTCAATGTACGGCTTATATgcgtttattttttcaaaatatattattaaattatACAATGAAATATATATTGCAGGGAAGGAGGTTTATACAAGGTGGAGATCCCTACGCGACCGCTACAAGAAAGAAGTAAACGAAGAGAAGTCTGCGGAGCGAAGCGGAGCACCCTCAACTCGCCGTAGGGCCAACCCCCATGCAGAGGCATTGTCTTTCTTGAGGCGCACCACCGAGATGCGTGC AACTGTCTCAAGTGTTCCTGCAAGAGCCATCGCAAGGCGTGCAAGTTCATCACCAGAAAATAATACTGAGACCAGCCAGGAAACCATTCCAGTTTCATCTCAAGATTATCAAGAACCTCCAGAACCGCAG GGAAATCTTGACAAGAGAGCACGATCTTCTTCCACCACTCGTCGACCACGCCAACAAGAGACACCTTTTGAGGATTATTTTAATCGTATTATTGTAGAAATGAGAAAACAATCACAAAATGATGCCAAAAAAGATGAGTTCCTCAACATCTCAGATCccgatgtcatttttttgagAATGTTACTATGTGTACTCAGGGAGATTCCGCCAGAGAAACGCACTGATGTTAGGGGTGATATACATGCCTATTTAACGTATATAGTGTCCGCATGCAAAGAGCAACGCCCATATCCTAAATTTCAACCATGGGCTCTGGGTTTTAATTCACCTAGTGGCTCTTTGAGTCAGCCAATGCCCAGTCCTGAATGCCGTGACACCACACCAGTCATGAACTCATATGCAGGGCCGCCACCAACATATACACCCTTCCCATCTTATCCTGGTTTTCAGAGAATGCATGGGCAGCCCCACCCAGTCAGTTCACCCTCATCTACACAATCCGTACAACATATAGATGTTGGCAGTGAACCAAGCCCTTCTACCTTGCGTTCCTCTTACCCAGTGTATCAGAACTTGTAG
- the LOC120919219 gene encoding uncharacterized protein LOC120919219 isoform X2 produces the protein MVCVFSSFLGGGESKSLSMYGLYAFIFSKYIIKLYNEIYIAGKEVYTRWRSLRDRYKKEVNEEKSAERSGAPSTRRRANPHAEALSFLRRTTEMRAVPARAIARRASSSPENNTETSQETIPVSSQDYQEPPEPQGNLDKRARSSSTTRRPRQQETPFEDYFNRIIVEMRKQSQNDAKKDEFLNISDPDVIFLRMLLCVLREIPPEKRTDVRGDIHAYLTYIVSACKEQRPYPKFQPWALGFNSPSGSLSQPMPSPECRDTTPVMNSYAGPPPTYTPFPSYPGFQRMHGQPHPVSSPSSTQSVQHIDVGSEPSPSTLRSSYPVYQNL, from the exons ATGGTTTGTGTATTCTCTAGTTTCTTGGGTGGGGGTGAGAGCAAATCTCTCTCAATGTACGGCTTATATgcgtttattttttcaaaatatattattaaattatACAATGAAATATATATTGCAGGGAAGGAGGTTTATACAAGGTGGAGATCCCTACGCGACCGCTACAAGAAAGAAGTAAACGAAGAGAAGTCTGCGGAGCGAAGCGGAGCACCCTCAACTCGCCGTAGGGCCAACCCCCATGCAGAGGCATTGTCTTTCTTGAGGCGCACCACCGAGATGCGTGC TGTTCCTGCAAGAGCCATCGCAAGGCGTGCAAGTTCATCACCAGAAAATAATACTGAGACCAGCCAGGAAACCATTCCAGTTTCATCTCAAGATTATCAAGAACCTCCAGAACCGCAG GGAAATCTTGACAAGAGAGCACGATCTTCTTCCACCACTCGTCGACCACGCCAACAAGAGACACCTTTTGAGGATTATTTTAATCGTATTATTGTAGAAATGAGAAAACAATCACAAAATGATGCCAAAAAAGATGAGTTCCTCAACATCTCAGATCccgatgtcatttttttgagAATGTTACTATGTGTACTCAGGGAGATTCCGCCAGAGAAACGCACTGATGTTAGGGGTGATATACATGCCTATTTAACGTATATAGTGTCCGCATGCAAAGAGCAACGCCCATATCCTAAATTTCAACCATGGGCTCTGGGTTTTAATTCACCTAGTGGCTCTTTGAGTCAGCCAATGCCCAGTCCTGAATGCCGTGACACCACACCAGTCATGAACTCATATGCAGGGCCGCCACCAACATATACACCCTTCCCATCTTATCCTGGTTTTCAGAGAATGCATGGGCAGCCCCACCCAGTCAGTTCACCCTCATCTACACAATCCGTACAACATATAGATGTTGGCAGTGAACCAAGCCCTTCTACCTTGCGTTCCTCTTACCCAGTGTATCAGAACTTGTAG
- the LOC120919221 gene encoding protein ALP1-like — MNACMGSLMAMLILLFMKMKRRRAIESRRRLRRYWVHPLTSQRLSIGYFALMFGELKTHGDKFYNYTRMSVESFDELLGLVRGRIIRQRTNMRRCISEEERLLLTLRYLATGASFTSLHHQFLMGISTVSTIVHDTCIAIWEELKSTVMPEPTISLWEEIAEEFWEKTNFPNCIGALDGKHIRLIKPPNSGSRYFNYKKYFSIVLLGLSDANMRFVAVDVGAYGSSGDSRIFRNSMMGQRLQYGDFNVPQPRPLPGTAGPDLPLVVLGDEAFALSTHLLRPYTRHGLTAKKRIFNYRLSRARRMVECAFGICTAKWRVLLTAMHLEVDHAVNVVLACCVLHNFLRGKEIAHNEPPLPVCEEHRGSVTTSRPSNHALQVREHFSDFFLSDDGQLPWQYDYV, encoded by the exons ATGAATGCATGTATGGGTAGTTTGATGGCAATGCTCATCTTGCTATTCATGAAAATGAAGAGGAGAAGAGCTATCGAGTCCAGAAGACGTCTCCGTCGTTACTGGGTGCACCCTTTAACCTCACAGCGTCTTTCTATTGGCTACTTTGCCCTGATGTTCGGTGAACTTAAAACCCACGGTGATAAGTTCTATAACTACACAAGGATGTCGGTGGAGAGTTTTGACGAATTGTTGGGGCTTGTTCGAGGACGAATCATCCGACAAAGGACCAACATGAGACGATGCATAAGTGAGGAAGAACGGCTGTTACTTACTTTAAG ATACCTTGCCACTGGAGCGAGTTTCACCTCACTTCATCATCAATTCCTAATGGGGATTTCAACTGTGTCAACCATAGTACATGACACCTGTATTGCCATTTGGGAGGAGTTGAAGAGCACAGTCATGCCGGAACCAACAATCAGCTTGTGGGAAGAGATAGCGGAGGAGTTTTGGGAGAAGACAAACTTTCCAAATTGTATTGGAGCATTAGACGGGAAACATATCAGGCTCATCAAGCCACCAAACTCTGGTTCCCGCTATTTCAACTACAAGAAATATTTCTCCATTGTGCTGCTGGGACTGAGTGACGCAAACATGCGCTTTGTAGCGGTGGACGTTGGAGCATACGGGAGCTCTGGAGATTCACGAATTTTTAGAAATTCCATGATGGGACAGCGTCTGCAGTATGGGGATTTTAATGTACCACAGCCAAGGCCTCTACCAGGTACTGCTGGACCAGATCTACCCCTGGTAGTGCTAGGAGATGAGGCATTTGCCTTATCCACTCACCTCCTCAGGCCCTATACTAGGCACGGTCTTACTGCCAAGAAGCGCATCTTCAATTACCGCCTGAGCCGTGCACGCAGAATGGTGGAGTGCGCCTTCGGTATTTGTACAGCTAAATGGCGTGTACTGTTGACtgcaatgcacttggaagtggatCACGCTGTCAATGTGGTTTTGGCATGCTGTGTTCTCCATAACTTTCTAAGGGGAAAGGAGATTGCACACAATGAACCACCGTTACCTGTTTGTGAAGAGCACAGAGGGAGTGTTACTACCAGTCGCCCAAGCAATCATGCTCTACAAGTCCGTGAACATTTTTCTGATTTTTTCCTTTCTGATGATGGACAGCTACCGTGGCAGTACGATTATGTTTAG